A genomic region of Cannabis sativa cultivar Pink pepper isolate KNU-18-1 chromosome 1, ASM2916894v1, whole genome shotgun sequence contains the following coding sequences:
- the LOC133031145 gene encoding uncharacterized protein LOC133031145 — protein sequence MKDKYGVKMNYMKAWRSKERAQTQLHGNAKESYNLLPRYLYMLQKTNPGTLIDIEKDDDDEFQICICCIECRYKRLAKLQTNHRGRRVPFFAAAKAYTEMEFEFHMRELDNLDKRIRPYLEKIGHEKWSRYSTMTSNIAEALNSANLAARETPVTTLMECLRAQMQEWTYNNRKEAQKCTTRLTPSSEKKLIGNYVRSLRLTVKPANQNLFEVIDEDRTRIVNLKEKTCTCNRFQKDEMPCNHAVAVMKDLNINTYNYCAQYYTSKAWLQTYEETVYPVGNVREWELPEFFEEIIVLPPKERIKSGRPRKRRMAAAWETKKQNKCGKCGQKGHNKKTLRRITA from the exons ATGAAAGACAAATACGGAGTAAAGATGAATTACATGAAAGCATGGCGTAGTAAAGAGCGAGCACAAACCCAGCTACATGGAAATGCTAAAGAGTCGTACAATCTCTTGCCAAGATACCTGTACATGCTACAGAAAACAAATCcag GAACATTAATAGACATAGAGAAAGATGATGATGACGAGTTTCAAATATGCATTTGTTGCATTGAATGTCGCTATAAAAGGTTGGCCAAACTGCAAACCAATCATCGTGGTAGACG AGTGCCATTCTTTGCAGCTGCAAAAGCTTACACAGAAATGGAGTTTGAATTCCATATGAGGGAGCTAGACAACTTGGATAAGCGCATAAGACCGTACCTGGAGAAAATTGGCCATGAAAAATGGTCAAG GTACTCTACCATGACATCAAACATAGCTGAGGCACTGAACTCAGCAAATTTAGCAGCAAGGGAAACACCAGTGACAACATTAATGGAGTGCTTGAGGGCACAAATGCAAGAGTGGACATACAATAATAGAAAGGAGGCACAAAAATGCACAACAAGGCTGACACCATCATCTGAGAAAAAACTCATAGGGAACTATGTACGATCATTGCGACTAACG GTGAAACCAGCAAACCAGAACCTGTTTGAGGTGATAGATGAAGACAGAACAAGAATAGTAAACTTGAAGGAGAAGACGTGCACATGCAATAGATTTCAAAAAGATGAAATGCCATGTAACCATGCAGTCGCCGTCATGAAGGACTTgaacataaacacatacaactaCTGTGCACAATACTACACATCAAAAGCATGGCTGCAAACATATGAAGAAACAGTATACCCAGTTGGAAACGTAAGAGAATGGGAACTTCCAGAATTTTTTGAAGAAATCATAGTGTTGCCTCCAAAGGAGAGAATCAAGTCTGGAAGGCCGAGGAAAAGAAGAATGGCAGCAGCTTGGgaaacaaagaaacaaaacaagTGTGGCAAGTGTGGACAAAAGGGACATAACAAAAAGACACTGAGAAGAATTACGGCATAG
- the LOC133031896 gene encoding uncharacterized protein LOC133031896, whose amino-acid sequence MLCGSPWHLCDHVFFIIHMETGSHWILGRLNIEERRMYMYNSLSTAMKDSAAIKACQPFAVLLPHFFALFDEFKKENKPVCLDPFEVVKVDGLPQQTSNDCGCFVASFAEYFIDMKPIPPIFDVEKHRDRLAVLFYKYACMKEVEFIDSEDEAPPKGPKKNLS is encoded by the exons ATGTTATGTGGTTCCCCTTGGCATTTGTGCGATCATGTTTTCTTTATCATCCATATGGAGACTGGATCACATTGGATTCTTGGTCGATTGAATATTGAGGAAAGGCGTATGTACATGTACAACTCCTTGTCGACTGCTATGAAAGATAGTGCTGCTATCAAAGCTTGTCAGCCATTTGCGGTGTTGTTGCCCCACTTTTTTGCTTTGTTTGATGAGttcaaaaaggaaaacaaaCCGGTTTGTTTAGACCCTTTCGAAGTTGTTAAGGTTGATGGTTTGCCTCAACAAACCTCGAA tgACTGTGGTTGTTTCGTTGCATCATTCGCCGAATACTTTATTGATATGAAACCGATTCCTCCCATATTTGATGTTGAGAAACACCGTGATAGGCTTGCTGTGTTGTTCTATAAGTATGCTTGCATGAAAGAAGTGGAATTTATTGATAGTGAAGATGAGGCTCCTCCAAAGGGTCCAAAGAAGAATTTGTCTTAG
- the LOC133031902 gene encoding uncharacterized protein LOC133031902, giving the protein MASMQTQFSTVFADSYAKEKGSDSSNDDDGGGDEADFDLNESEETGENEEENVMGDEEGEGSEGEEKDGQADEDSDSKEKNDNGSDDESTDSEEKVDK; this is encoded by the exons ATGGCTTCAATGCAGACACAATTTTCTACTGTTTTTGCCGATTCCTATGCCAAg GAAAAAGGCAGTGACTCTTCCAATGATGATGATGGAGGTGGTGATGAAGCAGATTTTGATTTAAATGAATCTGAAGAAACTGGTGAAAATGAAGAAGAGAATGTTATGGGTGATGAAGAAGGGGAGGGTAGTGAAGGTGAAGAGAAGGATGGTCAAGCCGATGAAGATTCtgactcaaaagaaaaaaatgataatggCAGTGATGATGAATCCACTGATAGTGAGGAGAAGGTAGATAAGTAG